The Lolium rigidum isolate FL_2022 chromosome 2, APGP_CSIRO_Lrig_0.1, whole genome shotgun sequence genomic interval atggattttgtgttgggttttccACGTACTAagggaggccatgattctatatttgtggtagtggatagattctctaaaatgtcacactttattgcctgccacaagagcgacgctgcgtcgcatattgctagcctgtttttcagggagattgtacgtctacatggagttccgaagactattgtttctgatcgtgacgtgaagtttatgagctacttctggaagacactttggggaaagctagggacaaagctacttttcagtactaattgtcatccccaaactgatggtcaaactgaggtggtgaatagaacattgtcacaactgttgagatccatgatcaaaagaagaacttgaaggactgggaagattgtttgccgcatgtggagtttgcttacaacatggcggtacattctaccacagagctgtgtccctttgaggtggtgtatggtttcaaatccattactccacttgacttgttgcctctacccatacatgagagagtcaatatggaggcatcgaagagggcagattttttgcgaaagattcatgtgaagactaaagagttgatagagaagaaaggcaagaacaatgttgcaagagtgaacaagaagcgcaagaagatattgttcaagcctggtgatatggtctgggtacattttcgcaaggataggttcccgaagctacggaagtccaagttgcttccctgttgtgctggtccttacaaagtgcttgccaagataaatgataatgcatactcgatagatcttccaattgatgagtttggtgtcagcaattctttcaatgtggctgatttgacaccatatgacggagaataccttggagcgtcgaggtcgacgccttttgaagggggggggatgatgaggacatccctactacactattacctccatcattgcaagatgaagacgatgcagttgtgaagctcaagtccaatgaagtcaggattggacccattacaagggctcgtgcgaagctacttaaaaaacaggtgaacttgttcctaagtgatactttgatcgatgagaactttatactgcctaagtcctattacttatgtatgatcacgtATGAAGAGggggcaagcatcgcacgaggagaggagcagctggacgtgaagctggacatggagctggacatgaagctggacatgaagacatcccatggacgcgcgagggaggagcgggaggcatgcacgagggaggaagacgaagctgtccaggccggtgccaggcccggtccgaccggccgccaTGTCGGccgacccggtcacaggcccggtccaaccggctcccACGCCGGGAGCGCCCGGTTCCGACCGGCTTCTACGCTCGGGCCATCCGGGCGGGTGTACTGAGCCACACGTCCCgcacccggtcaccacccggtgctaggcccggtttcaaccggcctgacccggtcccaggcccgatcGACAGGCTCCTGAGccagccgtgtccgagtctgtctcgaccagatccaatctgggtcggttttctacgtatcttttcgacccctggtcgtcctgaacccctatataagtgcccaggacgccccaaattaggtttagaccacatttaagataagccctagttcatagttgattgctttgcaactctatcgaatttctacaccatattgcattgattttgtgtataccctgaaagtcttgtgtgatctgctgttccattgagaattagacggttgcaatttaccgcttcgtggttggcggctacgtgcgcaagtgtgtggagttgcaaatatcttgcagggttgagagctgttgcattggtgacatgcaccaatcgagagacttcgttgcgtcatacaagttatcctccactTCATCCTCGTGTTATCTTCGTTGTGTTCATCGCGTGATCATCATCGCCACCgtacttactgagaagatcgggccacaccttatcacatgggccttggggggctggtgtgcctgtcccatgtgggcctatgcgacccctccggtccatgttggtcgtccgggataggtgggctcCACTATgttaccctccggaaccttctagaacctccggtacaataccgaaaaatcctgaacttttccggtaacactgaaaatgacttcccatatatgaatcttattctccggactattccggacctcctcgtgatgtcttggatcccatccgagactccgaacaacattcggtctccatctcatattccatatctactatacaacatcgaaccttaagtgtgtcacccaacggttcgtgaactatgaagacatgatcgagactcctctccgatcaataaccaatagtgggacctggagatccataatggctcccacatattgaactataacttagtgatcgaataaaccattaacatatgatactgattccctttgtcgcgcgatactttacttatccgaggtttgatcatcggtatttctatacctagttcaacctcgttaccggcaAATACTCTTTACGCGTACAGTGGTAtgccatctcttgtgaccttgtcacatgcttgcaagctaattagatgatattccaccgagagggcccaaagcatatctatccgtcaccaggatggaaaaatcccactcttgatccatatgcctcaactcttaCTTTCCGAGtacttaatctcatctttataaccacccatttacgcagtggtgtttgatgtaatcaaagtacccatccggtgtaagtgatttacatgatctcatggtcgaaggactatgttactatgtatcgaaagcttatatatagcaagttgaacttaatgacttaatcttatgctatgcttactatgggtgtgtgtccatcacattattcatcctaatgatatgatcttattattaataacatccaatgttcatgatcaagaaaccatgatcatctattaatcaacaagctagcttaacaagaggcttactagtgactctggttgtttacacaacacacatgtattaatgtttccggttaatataattatagcatgagatgtaaatatttatcatgaacactaagatataacaataaacacttttattattacctcttgggcatatGTCCAACAAAGGGATCCTCGGTGGTGTTGCGAGGATGCAACCTCTTTGCGTCGCCGATGTTCTGGGCCAACGAAAGTGGATGCCGAACGTTACCGTCAGTGCTGGAGAACATTGTTGTCGGTGCAGTAAGCATAGATGGTCGATGTTGCAAGACACACAACGAAGGGGGAGGTGTTGCAAGGTGGCGACTTGTCCCATCGTATGTAAGTCGGGATACTGGAATTGTTAGTTTCTTTTGTGGGAAAGcgtatgtatttttttttgttaaaaacatCTTTCTAATATGTTGTAAAGGATTTCCCACAAGGAAATTTTCTTGGAtttgttgattttttttattGGAAGCATCAAGATTATTATTGAGAATTGTTTTCAATATGTTGTAAATTGCCACATGGCTGCAATGTTAAATTTGCTAAATTAAATGTTGAAAGCGTCGCTGATAATTGTTGTAAAATAAGCATATTTTTATTGTACAAGcaaggatttttgttgtaaatatataacAAATTTTTTGTGACCATCTCTGAATGCCACGTGAATTCTTGCTGCAATGCTACATATTCTTTTTGTTTTTGAAAGTACGAAAATTATGTTGGGTTCTTGTTTCAATAGTCTTAATAGGCGTAATTTTTATTGCAATGCTACATTATTGTTGTTCTCCACCGAGTGGGTTGCGTGTTTAGTGAGAGGAGAAAGAGGCTCTCACTAGGTCCACACATTGGGGAAAACAATGTTTGGAAAGCGATACCCATTTTAGGGTTTAGGAAAGCGACAATGACATGTCTCGTCTAGAGCATCCAACGACTGCACGACCTCCATCCAATGGTGCGCAGGCGACCGCTTTTCCCCCCAAATTGGTCGCCCGACACCAAGTGTGCCCAATTAATTTATTTGATGTATGTTGCTCTATATTTAAATTATTACATTAGAAAATAATATGCGGTTAAAAGGGCGCTGGGCTTTACCAAACAGGATCTACAAAGCCCAGTTATATCTAGACTGGCCTGCGCAACTGCCCCCCCAAAAAAAAGCTATTCGGGCCGCCCTGACCTAGCCCAACGGCCTGCTCTCTAGCTCCACCCGGACCTTCGGGAACCTTCTTCatcgcctcctcctccatcgttCAGTCTGCAACCCTCGACCCCCGTTCATTCTCGCTGCCCGCCTCCGACCTCGCCGTCctcgtctcctcctccggtaacaCACGGTCTTCCTCCCAGATCCGATTCCATCAGAAATTCGTTCTACTCGATCCCGGCGCCTTGCAATCTCGTTCTCTTTAGGTCTAATAATCGCCGCCCTTTTCTGCAGTTGGAAGCGCCATCGTGTTGGGTTACCGGAAGCGTCGCGCGCATGTGAGTGATCTGATCCAACCAATTTTATTGCCGTATTCAATCGCTGATTTGTGGCGCAGGCGTCACACGCGGGTCGAGCAGATCGCTGCGTTGGGGTTGGTGCGGATCCATACGCCGCCGCCGATCGCGTGATTCTGTTGCCTATGCTCCAATTAGCTACCGATTACAGTTCACTTATATTCGTGAATGTCTATTTATACGCCTGGGATCCGTGGAATTGAGCGACGGTGTTCTGGTGCACGATGGGTCTTACGAATTCTATGCAATGCAACCAACCAACCGCCCATGGCTGCTGAGGCCTCCGTGCTAGCCCGTGCAGCGGTTCAAATGCCGTGCCTTTTTGGCTAAAGTCGGAATCATGAGGCATACCGAAGAATTGGGAAATTAAGATACCTGCTTGTTTTCTGATTTTTGATGTTTGTATTTTTGTGCGCTCGGGCTAGGCAGGCCCATCCTTGTGGGGGTTCTATTTGCACAGCACTTGCCTCAGATTATTGTATCAGTGTGCGTAGAGGTGTTATTGTTTGATGGCTACTTCTGCTATTAACTGCTGCCAACAAACTTTTTTTTGGGGTGAAAACCAACCAAATAATTAGATTATGCTGCATATGTACAAAGCTATAGCATCTTCTTCAATAACTTTACTTTAGGCATTTCCTCACATGATATATCCTGGCTCTGGTAAATTATGCGAACTGATTATTGGCTGATTCAAATGACCTTGACCTTTCTCAGTACTCACAAGTTATGCAGATACCTATAGGTATAATCAGCCTTGATAGATGAATCAACATTAAACATTCCTTTTTTGCATCCATGCGTTCTCCTGTGGAGGTTGACGTATCGTGCAGACAAGATAGGCACATAAGTTTGTGATCCAATGTACAACAACTTAGTATATTGCCATTGAGTTTTATTAAAATGCGTGGGTTTCAAGCATTTCCTGGTAATTTCACTTTGCAATAGTTATGGATTTATAGCAGTGCCTATTTGTGGTAGTTATGCAATGGAAGGGTTTCACTGTTCCAGGTCGTTTTGTTCATAATCTATTACCTCACATTGTATTTCAGGGAGGATGAGGAGGCATCTGACCCAAAGGCGCTCCTAGAGGCTCAGACGAAGGCTAAGTGTGTCCGCCAGTGGTATCTCTATAAGGTAATGCGCTGTATTATTAGTTGCAAATGTATAATTCTTTCTGATCTTCATATACAGCTATGCACTCAGATGTTATTTTGTATCCTGTAATATTTATACGCAGAAATGAGCAGCATGATTACTAGGATATATCTCCAGCTGTGTTTAACTGAGAGGTTTCGTGTACTTCAAGTGCATCCTCAAGGGCCTTAAATTTTGAGTTTTATTTTCTGTTACCTGTAAAAATGTGTTTCTGTTTTATCCACGTGTTAGGTACGATGACTCATTGAACTAGCAAATGGCCAAGTTCGAAGGACGTGTCTAGTGTTTACAATTTATATTCTAAACAATTCTTATTCAGCAACTGTTTCACATGTTCTGTGTTTATAGTGAACTTGGTTTTGGcagttgaccgaacattttaagaaATACTTCTTGGCTTACTGTATACTATTTGTTTGAATACCTGTTCTTTGTTACCACTGGAACCTAAACTTATGTCACTTATGCTGTGCACAGGACTGCGTGAAGAGAATTGCAGATGATGAGACTGGGCACAAGCACTGTACTGGCCAATACTTCGATTACTGGAAATGCGTGGACAAGCATGTGAGTGCTCCCTTCCTGGCTGTGCTCATGCCTGTGTGCATAGCCCATCCGAGAAGCCAGTTGTTCCTGTATTATTTTGTTCCTTCCAGCTCTTGAACTAAACTAAGTTGCTTATGGTTATTACTTTTTTCCTACAGGTTGCTGAGAAGCTCTTTGATAGGTTAAAGTGACGAGGACATTGTTCTCTCTTGCTACTTTTTGCTCAACGGTGGTAATAATCATATCATTTGCACGCGTTATAGACAATTCAGGTGCTTATTCCTATatgtaaaaaaaaaagttttgcggTTTTGCCTGTCACTCAGCACAATAGTTTTTCCGCAGCAAGTTTACATTTTGTTGCTGCCAAAGGCATTGTTGGCTCAGGATATATTTCAGTTCTGAGTTGAGATATTCCCATGATCGTGACTGAGGACTAAATGTTGCCATTGATTTCTTTTCTATTGCTTTTGTGGTGCAATTTTCTGCGCATATAACCAACTATCTGGGTTTGTGAATTAGATGGAAACTAAAGCACAGTAAAATGGTGCCGTGAACATGGATGCCCACTTGTGGCTGAGAGATCTTGCACATGTGGTTGTGCTTGATCTTGCGTGGTAATTTTGCTCATCTGTCTTTTATCAGCATATTCACGGCACCAGTGCAATAGGCTTTCATTGGCATCATCCAGCCAGTGCTGTTTAGTTGTTTATAAGGTGTGTTCAGGTAAAAATAACTCGTCATGGAACTGTCTGGTACATTTTTGGAAAGGGTAAAATCAAGTTTGACATTGCCTGATGGTGTCCGAGTCCCATTGTCAATTGTCTAGTTCGGATTGGTTCTCATTCGCATGGTGCGTGTTGTGTGGTGTGTGCCCTGTTTGCAACCACTAATCTTGCCATGGCGACGACTGACATGAGGTGACTTGTGAAAGATATCGGCTGATCGAAACGTCAAACGAGTTATCTCCAGCGCCTGCCACGATTTTTCTTCCTACATTGCATATGCTTGTTTTTGGCTGACTCGATGGAATGGACCTGTTGTTGTTTTCGCACCTCTCTTTGTGTGCACTCTGTGGTGCCACTGCTTTTGGCACCTTTCATTTCATGTTTGAAGAGCATATCGTTATCTTGCACTTCCCAGTGTCTGAAAGAAGGTGAACAACATTGTGCTTCGAGTATTCCTTTCTAAACGTTATGAAATACAGACAATTATAGAATTCTTCTGGGTTGGAGCATGCTGTCCAAGATCGGATATTATGTGCCAATGTTGTTCCGGTAAATACTTGCAG includes:
- the LOC124687269 gene encoding cytochrome b-c1 complex subunit 6-like, which codes for MEDEEASDPKALLEAQTKAKCVRQWYLYKDCVKRIADDETGHKHCTGQYFDYWKCVDKHVAEKLFDRLK